The DNA segment CGGGCCGCCCCAAGGGCTGTGTGCTCTCGCACGGGAACTTCATGTTCGAGGCGGACAGCGTGGTGGGCCGCTGGGAGCCGGTGTTCCACTCCAGGCGCGGGGAGGAGGCGTCCACCCTGCTGTTCCTGCCGCTCGCCCATGTCTTCGGGCGCATGGTGGAGGTGGCCGCGATCCGGGGCCGGGTGCGGCTCGGCCATCAGCCGCAGCTGAACGCCGCCGCCCTGCTGCCGGACCTCCAGGCGTTCCAGCCGACGTTCATCCTGGCGGTGCCGTACATCTTCGAGAAGGTGTTCAACGCCTCCCGGCGCAAGGCGGAGAAGGAGGGCAAGGCGGGGCCGTTCGAGAAGGCGGTCGAGGTCGCGGTGCGGTACGCGGAGGCGATCGAGGCGAAGGCATGGGGGGTCGGCCCGGGGCCCACGGCCGGGCTGCGGATGCAGCACCAGTTGTTCGACAAGCTGGTGTACGCGAAGGTCAGGGCCGCGATGGGCGGCCGGATCCGCAACGCCATGTCGGGCGGCTCCGGCATGGACAGACGCCTCGGGCTGTTCTTCGCGGGCGCGGGCGTGCAGGTCTACGAGGGCTACGGCCTGACCGAGTCGACGGCCGCGGCGACCGCGAACCCGCCCGAGCACACCCGCTACGGCACGGTCGGCCAGGCGATCCCCGGCACGACCGTGCACATCGCCGACGACGGCGAGGTCTGGCTGCACGGCGGCCATGTCTTCCAGGGCTATCTGAACAACCCGAAGGCGACCGACGGATCGCTGCACGACGGCTGGCTGGCCACCGGTGACCTGGGCTCGCTGGACGAGGACGGCTATCTGACGATCACCGGCCGCAAGAAGGAGATCCTCGTGACCTCCGGCGGCAAGAGCGTCTCGCCCGGGGTGCTGGAGGAGCGGGTCCGCGACCACCCGCTGGTCAGCCAGTGCATCGTGGTCGGCAACGACCGCCCCTACATCGCGGCCCTGGTCACCCTCGACCACGAGGCCGTCGAGCACTGGCTCCAGATGCGCGGCAAAGCGGCGATGGCGCCCGCGCGGCTGGTACGGGACCCGGATCTGGAGACCGAGGTGCGGCGCGCGGTGGTCGCCGCGAACACCCTGGTCTCGCAGGCCGAGTCGATCCGCACCTTCCGGATACTGGCGCAGCCGTTCACCGAGGAACACGGCCTGCTGACGCCGTCGTTGAAGCTGAAACGGAAGGCGATCGAGAAGGCGTACGAACGCGAGGTCGAGGCGCTGTACCGGTCCTGACGTGCCGGGACGGATCCGGATGTCCCGGGCGCGTCAGGAATGTATCGCGGTGTGTGATCGTTGACGATGGAGAACCACGTCGTCGACCAGCGAAGGATCACGAGCTCGTGAGCAGCAAGGTCCCCCCGATCATCCTCAACAACGGCGTCGAGATGCCCCAGGTGGGCTTCGGCGTGTGGCAGGTGCCGGACGACGAGGCCGCGCAGGCCGTCGGCACGGCGCTGGAGGCCGGGTACCGCAGCATCGACACGGCCGCGGCGTACGGCAACGAAGAGGGCACCGGCCGGGCCATCGCGGCCTCCGGTCTGCCCCGCGAGGAAATCTTCGTCACCACCAAGCTCTGGAACAGCGACCAGGGGTACGACGCGACACTGCGTGCCTTCGACACGTCGCTCGGCAAGCTGGGGCTCGACCATCTCGACCTGTACCTGATCCACTGGCCGCTGCCGGCCCGGGACACGTACGTCGACACGTACAAGGCGCTGGAGAAGCTGTACGCCGACGGCCGGGTCCGTGCCATCGGTGTCTCCAACTTCCTTCCCGAGCATCTGCGGCGGCTCGCGGAGGAGACCTCCGTCGTCCCCGCGGTCAACCAGATCGAGCTGCATCCGCATCTTCAGCAGCACGCGGCCCGGGAGTACCACACGGAGCACGGCATCCGTACGGAGGCGTGGTCACCGCTCGGGCAGGGCAAGGGGCTGCTGGAGGTGCCGGCGATCGTGGCGATCGCGCAGAAGCACAACCGCACTCCGGCGCAGGTGGTGCTGCGGTGGCACGTCCAGCAGGGCACCATCGTGATCCCGAAGTCGGTGACGCCGTCGCGGATCAGGGAGAACATCGAGGTGTTCGACTTCAGCCTCGACGCGGAGGACCTGGCGGCGATCGGCGCGCTGAACGAGGACCGGAGGATCGGTCCGGACCCGGCGACGTTCGACATGGGCTGACGAGTTTCTCTCCGGCCGCGGCTCAGGGAAAGCCCTGAGCCGCGGCCGGTCGATGGCGGGGACGCTCAGCGGCGCCGACCGGCGCGCCGGTTGCGACCAGCCGTGCCGCTCTCACAGCGTCTGCGCGTCCGCGTGCACCACCTCGAACTCCTCCAGCGCCACCACCGTCGCCCGCGCCTTCGCCGTGCCGGACCGGCGGACGGCGGACACGGGGGCGCGGGAGGACGCCAGGGCATGCCCGTCGGTGAAGACCGTGCCCACGATGCCCCGGCCCCGGTCGCGGTCCAGCAGCAGCGCCGTGCGGGCGAGACCCGGCACCGTCTCCAGCCGTGGCAGCACCGTCGCATGGAAGGTGTCGGCCAGCAGGTCCGCGTCCCGGGGGTCGAACTCCAGCCGGGCGACCCGCAGTCCGCCGCCGGCCACGGGCCGCGGCAGGGCGTGGAAGACCGCGACGCGATAGTGCTCGACCGCCACCGACGCGGCGAACGGCTCCAGCAGCGCGGGACGCCGCTCGCGCATCACCTCGTCGCTGTTGGCCTGTGCCTCCTCGGACTCCCACCAGCTGACCGTGAGCAGCTTGCCCAGCTCACGGTCGACGAAGACGCCCGCGCCCCGATAGCCGGGCCGCTCCTCCAGCAGATCGTGGCCCCGGCTGTTCAGGGCGCGCAGGGCCGACTCCAGCCGGGCCGGATCCCCGGTCGCGTACACGGTGCGTACGAACATGACACCTCGCCTCCCGGGCACGGTTGACGCGGACCCTCGGGTGACTTCGGTCCTCCGGTGACTCCAGTCTCACCACGGGCGTAAACCGCCGCAATACGCGCGGGGTTCCGCGCGTTCGCCACCGGAGGGTTGACGCGCACATGGCATCTACGCCACGGTGAAGCCGCCCGGTAAGGAAAGTTTCCTAACAGAAGGGCCCCACAGTGCGTCTTCGATCACTGACCCTCGCCGCGGCCTCCGGGGCCGCCCTGCTCGCCGCCGGCCTGATGCCCGCGCACGCGCTCGCGAACCCCGCGCCGGCCGCCGCGCCGAAGACCGCCCAGGAGGGCTCGGTCGGCGCGGCCGACCTGCTCGCCAAGGTGAAGTCCTGTGCGCAGATCTCCAGCGGCAAGTACCAGACCGACGACGAGACCTCGGCCACGGTCCCCGTCTGCGGCAAGAACGGCGCGGTGTTCTGGAAGGCCGACATGGACATCGACTGCGACGGCCAGCGCACCACCGACTGCAACGAGGACCGCGACCCCTGGTTCCAGGACGACACCGCCTTCCACCAGTCCGACGGCAAGCCCCTGAAGTCCGAGTCGCTGCCGTATGTCGTGGTGCCCAGCGCCAGCGGCATCTGGAAGTACTCCGACTACGGGATCAAGGGCGGTGGCGTGGTCGCCGTCATCTACGGCGGCAAGGTGGAGTACGCCGTCGTCGGCGACACCGGCCCCACGAAGATCATCGGCGAGGCGTCGTACGCCACCGCGAAGGCGCTCGGGATCGACCCGGACCCGGCGACCGGCGGCGCGGACTCGGGCGTGACCTACATCCTGTTCAAGGACTCCAAGGTCTCCCCCATCGAGAGCCACAGCGCCGCCGTCTCCCTCGGCGACCAGCTGGCGCGGCAGTTCCTGGCGAACAACTAGGGCGTGTCCGACGCCCCCGCACGGAACCGGGAGGCCGGGGGGTTCACGTGCGGGCCGTGCCGACGGGGTGCGGGACGTCAGACAGCGGTCAGGGTGTACGTGCCCGCACCGTCCTGCCTGCCGCTGGAATACTGGCGGATGAACTCCCCGTCCGCGTAGCGGTCGTGGCCCAGCATCGAGCCGGTGTACTTGTTCTGGATACCGACGTTGCCGGAGCCGGGTACGTCACGGTAGATGTAGAACCGCTGGATATCATCCTCCGCGCAGGAGACCGTCTTCAGGGCCGCGCCCTCGGTGGCCGCGTTCTGCGCGTCGATGGCCGCGCACCCTCCGTTGCCCCAGTTCCACAGGGTCGCTTCGAGGACCCCGTTGTTCTCCATCACGTTGCACAGGCGCCAGTTGTCCAGGTGGGCGCTGAGGAAATTGGACTCACGCAGGCGGACACCGTCGGCGGCCAGGAGCGGAGCGCTCCAGTTCAGGGGCTTGCCGGGCACGCCGATCCGGTAGACGGCGGGCTGGCAGTCCAGGGCGGCCCGCGTCACGGGGGCCGGGCTCCTGGTGACGGCCACGGTCTTCCCGGCCGTGGTGAGTCCCCGGGCCTCGGCCCTGGCGGAGCGGACGGGACCTGCCGGGTGCTGCGCGGTCGCGGCGGGCGCACCGCAGTCGAGGAGGCCCTGGGCCTTGGCCATGATGCTGCTGGCGGGGACCTTGTCCTCGCAGCGCACCGCGCCCTCCTCGAGGGTGGTGTACGTGGTGTAGGACCCGGTGTCGGGGCCCTCGACCCACTTCAGTCCGCCCGCGTCCGACCGGTTGCAGTTGAGGCTCCCGTACGTACCCGTGACCTTCTTCGTGCCCTCGTACAGGCCGTAGTAGCCGGGCTTGCGGAAGTCCCAGGAGATCGACTTGTTCGTGGTCGAGGTGTGGGTGTAGTTGACCTGCACGTTCAGGCCGAGCATGCCGCCGACCATGCCAAGGGCCTCGACCTGGAAGTTGCCCTGGATGTTGCCGTTGACGCCGACGGACACCGAGATGGTGTCCTGGACACTGGTGTCCACGCTCTGCGAACCGGTCGAGCCGTCGGTGACATACCAGCCCTTGAAGTGCGTGATGGTCGGCACGACTTCGGTGCTCTTGATGATCGGGTGGCGGGTCCCGAGATCGGCTGCGGTACACGTCTGGCCGGGCTGAACCGTCTGCCCGGCGGCGGGCGCGGCCCAGGTGGCGGCGGCCGGGGTGGCGGCCAGGCCGACGGCTGCCGTGGCGGTGGCCATGAGCGCTCCGAGCCCTCTGCCCAGGCGGGTCCCTGTACGGCGCATCGCTGCTTCCCCCTGCTTGTGTATGGCCTGTGAGGTGAGTGTGAGTGAAACTAGCGCCGCCGGGGGGTGCCAGGTCCAGACCGCAACTGGCCAAACCGGATCAAAAACTGTCGTGTTCTCGGTTGGCATGGAGGGGAGTTGCCCGGTTCCATACCTCCGGTGCGCCCGCCAACGGGCCACCGGCGGAAGGGACCACCTGTTGAAACACGTCGGACGCTGCGTGGTGGCACTCGCCTCGCTCGCTCTCACCCTGACCACCCTCACCACGACGGCGCAGGCCGCCACGCCCCCGCCGCCGCGCCCGGCCCCGCCACTGTCACCGCGCCCCCGGCCGCGCCCGGCAGGACCTGCGGCCCGGTCGAGCCCGGGACCAGGGCCTACAAGGAAGGCGCGGTGAAGTCCTGCATCGAGGTCCGTCCCGGACCGGCACGGACCGCCCCCAAGCCCCTTGTTCCGGTGACGGCCTGCACCGGGGACAAGGGGTACGCCTCGACCCGGCACAGCTACTGCCTGGAAGCCACTGCCGACTACACCCTCTACGGCAAGGACGCCGGCACCGGCGCGGAGGTGGAGATCGGCAAGTCCACCATGCACATAGCCCAGCACGCTTCCCTCGATCCGCGGGGGGCGTCGTGGAAGGAGCAGGTGGAAGCCACGGTCGTCCAGGGGACGCCCACCATCGGCGAAATGATCTTCGATTTCGATGCCTCGTGCTCGGGCCAGTGCACGCTGGCCAACCGCAGGATGCGCTCGAACATCGGCATCGGTGAAACCAAGACGGCCGCCTTCACCTTTCAGACCACGGTCGGCAACAACGCACAGACAGAGATCGTGCCGTCCTACCATCTCAGCGCGTACTCCACCGAAGAGAACGACCCCAGCGGACACCACGAACTCGACAACCGGTGGAACAACCCCAACACGCTGCGCTGTGACCAAGCGGTCAGCAAGGACGCGAACACCGGCTGCATCGTCATGGGGAACATGGCCGATGTGAAGATCTCCATCGCCAAGTACGGTGCCGCGGCCATCACCTACCAGTGGGCGCAGAACACGCTGATCGGCGGCAACTTCGGAACGCCGGGCCACACGCTGATCCGGTTCCGGGACGACGACGGCAAGATCAGGGACCGTAACCGCTACCAGTCCTGCGAGGCCGCCCCGAACCCCTTCAAACCCTTCCTCGTCACGGCGGAGAAAGACTCGTGCGACGAGTTCCCGTTCGCCGCGACCGCGCAGGGCGGCACCAACGGCAACCTGTGCTCGGAGATCCAGCCGTGGTTCAACTCCGCCACCGGCCAGTGGGAAGTCAAGCTGCTCAGGTATCCGGGGCCGATGGTGAACTGCGTCCGCAGTCACGTACCGATCAGCCAGAACACCGGCGCGGGCAGCGAGTACGGCAACGCCGTCCTGTCCGAACGCATCCTCGACGGCGAGAACTTCACCGTCACCATCACCGGCTAGGTTCTGTCCGACGGGTCATGCGCGAGGCCGGCTGATCCCCCGGCACAGGCGGTACGTCAGTTGGGCTGGCCCAGCGGGCGTACGACCACCGTGTTGACGTCGACCCCGGCCGGCTGCCGGATCGCCCACACCACGGAGTCGGCGATCTGGTCGGCGGTCAGCAGGTACCCCGGGGGCAGGCTGCCGTAGCCGTCCCAGAACGGTGTCTCCACCCGGCCGGGGGCGACCAGCGTCACGCCGACGCCGAACTCGGTGACCTGCCGCCGGGTGTTCTCGGCGAGCCCGGTGACCGCCCACTTGGTCGCCCCGTACAGGTTGCCGGGCGTGTTCACGAACCCGGCGACGCTGCCGACGAGCACGATCCGGCCGCGCGTCTCCTTGAGCGCGTCGATGGCGGCGCGGATGAGCAGGGCCGGGCCGAGGACGTTGGTGAGGACCATCTCGGACCAGCCGGCCGGGTCGCCCTCGGCCACGGAGTCATGGGTGGCGGTCCCGGCGTTGGCGACCACGGTGTCCAGCCGGCCGTACGTCGCGAGCGTGCGGTCGACCGCGTGCCGGATGTCGTCGTACGAGGCCGCGTCGCCGACGACGGTCGTCAGCGCCCCGGGGTCGCCCAGGCTCTCGGCGAAGTCCCGCAGCCGCCGTTCGGTGCGGCCCGTGACGGTGACCCGGTGTCCCGCGGCCAGCAGTTGGCGGGCGACGGCGGCCCCGATGCCGCTGCCGCCGCCGGTGATGAGCGCGACCGGAGAGTCGTTCATGGTTTCCCCCTGGATTCCCGAATGCCGTGCAACGGAAAGGGAGTTCACCACCTGGAGTGCTCTCGAAGTCAAGTGCCGCCGGGCGCCGGGGCCGGTCAGGACGGGCGCACGGCCGTGTGCACGGTGTGCGCGGACAGCACGAAGACGTCCGGCCGCCGGTGGACGCTTCCGGGGTCGGCCGGGTCCAGGAGCCGGCCGAGGGTGTCCCGGTCCTCGGCGGTGAGCACGTCGCCGAAACTCTC comes from the Streptomyces sp. SUK 48 genome and includes:
- a CDS encoding AMP-dependent synthetase/ligase; the encoded protein is MREFTNPPLTSAPPVGGLADVVFEHAQTDPERVALGRKDAAGQWRDVTSAEFRDEVLALAKGLLASGVRFGDRVAIMSRTRYEWTLFDFALWTIGAQVVPVYPTSSAEQCFWMLYDAEVTAAVVEHEDHAMTIATVIGRLPRLRRLWQLDAGCVRELYDAGAHLDDEVVHRHRQAVTPDSVATVIYTSGTTGRPKGCVLSHGNFMFEADSVVGRWEPVFHSRRGEEASTLLFLPLAHVFGRMVEVAAIRGRVRLGHQPQLNAAALLPDLQAFQPTFILAVPYIFEKVFNASRRKAEKEGKAGPFEKAVEVAVRYAEAIEAKAWGVGPGPTAGLRMQHQLFDKLVYAKVRAAMGGRIRNAMSGGSGMDRRLGLFFAGAGVQVYEGYGLTESTAAATANPPEHTRYGTVGQAIPGTTVHIADDGEVWLHGGHVFQGYLNNPKATDGSLHDGWLATGDLGSLDEDGYLTITGRKKEILVTSGGKSVSPGVLEERVRDHPLVSQCIVVGNDRPYIAALVTLDHEAVEHWLQMRGKAAMAPARLVRDPDLETEVRRAVVAANTLVSQAESIRTFRILAQPFTEEHGLLTPSLKLKRKAIEKAYEREVEALYRS
- a CDS encoding aldo/keto reductase, translated to MSSKVPPIILNNGVEMPQVGFGVWQVPDDEAAQAVGTALEAGYRSIDTAAAYGNEEGTGRAIAASGLPREEIFVTTKLWNSDQGYDATLRAFDTSLGKLGLDHLDLYLIHWPLPARDTYVDTYKALEKLYADGRVRAIGVSNFLPEHLRRLAEETSVVPAVNQIELHPHLQQHAAREYHTEHGIRTEAWSPLGQGKGLLEVPAIVAIAQKHNRTPAQVVLRWHVQQGTIVIPKSVTPSRIRENIEVFDFSLDAEDLAAIGALNEDRRIGPDPATFDMG
- a CDS encoding glycoside hydrolase family 75 protein gives rise to the protein MRLRSLTLAAASGAALLAAGLMPAHALANPAPAAAPKTAQEGSVGAADLLAKVKSCAQISSGKYQTDDETSATVPVCGKNGAVFWKADMDIDCDGQRTTDCNEDRDPWFQDDTAFHQSDGKPLKSESLPYVVVPSASGIWKYSDYGIKGGGVVAVIYGGKVEYAVVGDTGPTKIIGEASYATAKALGIDPDPATGGADSGVTYILFKDSKVSPIESHSAAVSLGDQLARQFLANN
- a CDS encoding SDR family oxidoreductase, whose amino-acid sequence is MNDSPVALITGGGSGIGAAVARQLLAAGHRVTVTGRTERRLRDFAESLGDPGALTTVVGDAASYDDIRHAVDRTLATYGRLDTVVANAGTATHDSVAEGDPAGWSEMVLTNVLGPALLIRAAIDALKETRGRIVLVGSVAGFVNTPGNLYGATKWAVTGLAENTRRQVTEFGVGVTLVAPGRVETPFWDGYGSLPPGYLLTADQIADSVVWAIRQPAGVDVNTVVVRPLGQPN